The following are encoded in a window of Nakamurella sp. A5-74 genomic DNA:
- a CDS encoding transposase: MTNSVQDPTGLDGAVEEVSNPAAKPLRRSFTAEFRARVVAEYESAPHGEKAAVLRREGLYQSQVREWRAERDAGAAGLIPKRSSHRSPQKSSEADRLRSENVRLTRELAKSQAVVEIMGKLQGLLETISESTDTPPPPTTR; the protein is encoded by the coding sequence GTGACCAACAGTGTGCAGGACCCCACCGGCCTTGACGGGGCGGTGGAGGAGGTGTCGAACCCGGCGGCGAAACCGCTCCGACGGTCGTTCACAGCAGAGTTCCGGGCCCGAGTGGTCGCCGAGTACGAGTCGGCCCCGCACGGTGAGAAAGCCGCGGTGCTCAGGCGTGAGGGTTTGTACCAATCGCAGGTCCGGGAGTGGCGCGCCGAGCGTGACGCCGGCGCGGCCGGCTTGATCCCGAAACGCAGTTCCCACCGGTCGCCGCAGAAATCGTCGGAAGCGGATCGGCTGCGCTCCGAGAATGTTCGATTGACCAGAGAATTGGCGAAGTCTCAGGCGGTGGTGGAAATAATGGGAAAACTGCAAGGGCTCTTGGAAACCATCTCCGAGAGCACGGACACGCCGCCGCCACCGACGACGCGATGA
- a CDS encoding glycosyltransferase produces the protein MTEPRKSRPHALSVVIPVYQGAETLRGVIGEILPFTEGFTTSDGHEARIAEVVLVYDRGPDDSAQVMRTLAQEFSFIKNVWLSRNFGQHPTTLAGMASTGGDWIVTMDEDGQHDPAAIPRMLDVAMAEQADLVYARPLTALPHSFTRNLSSRIAKRIIAMSAGSKTAREFNSFRLVLGEVGRSVAAYAGAGAYLDVAMTWVAGRITTCPVELRPDSARPSGYNYRSLFSHFWRMAVSSGTRALRMVSLTGAFFAVLGVGLAVYLFVAKVFFSVDLPSGWPSLMVALLLSSGAILFSLGVIAEYIGVSVNMAMGRPLYLIVSDPAHGPLGRRPRPIGPPPVMRDPGDTNSGVTTSDVQPDLHRIGR, from the coding sequence ATGACGGAGCCGCGCAAATCCCGGCCTCATGCGCTGTCCGTGGTGATCCCCGTGTACCAGGGCGCTGAAACCCTGCGCGGCGTGATCGGCGAGATCCTGCCGTTCACCGAAGGCTTCACCACCTCGGACGGGCACGAGGCCAGGATCGCCGAGGTGGTACTCGTGTACGACCGCGGTCCTGACGACTCCGCGCAGGTCATGCGCACGCTGGCACAGGAGTTCTCGTTCATCAAGAACGTGTGGCTGAGCAGGAACTTCGGCCAGCACCCCACCACGTTGGCCGGGATGGCCTCCACCGGCGGCGACTGGATCGTCACCATGGACGAGGACGGCCAGCACGACCCCGCCGCGATCCCGCGCATGCTGGACGTAGCGATGGCCGAGCAGGCGGATCTGGTCTACGCCCGGCCGCTGACGGCGCTGCCGCATTCCTTCACCCGCAACCTCTCGTCCCGGATCGCCAAGCGGATCATTGCGATGTCGGCAGGGTCCAAGACCGCCAGGGAGTTCAACAGCTTCCGGTTGGTGCTCGGCGAGGTCGGACGCAGCGTGGCCGCCTATGCCGGCGCCGGCGCCTACCTCGACGTGGCGATGACGTGGGTGGCCGGTCGCATCACCACCTGTCCGGTGGAACTCCGACCGGACAGTGCCCGACCGTCCGGTTACAACTACCGCTCGCTGTTCTCCCACTTCTGGCGTATGGCCGTCTCCAGCGGGACCAGGGCGCTGCGCATGGTCAGCCTCACGGGGGCCTTCTTCGCCGTCCTGGGCGTCGGACTGGCGGTGTATCTCTTCGTCGCGAAGGTCTTCTTCTCCGTCGACCTGCCCAGCGGCTGGCCGTCGCTGATGGTCGCGCTGCTGCTGTCCAGTGGGGCGATCCTGTTCTCCCTCGGGGTGATCGCGGAGTACATCGGCGTCAGCGTCAACATGGCGATGGGTCGTCCGCTGTACCTGATCGTCTCCGACCCGGCGCACGGCCCGTTGGGCCGACGACCGCGGCCGATCGGGCCGCCGCCCGTCATGCGGGACCCCGGTGACACGAACTCCGGCGTCACGACGTCCGACGTCCAGCCGGACCTGCACAGGATCGGCCGGTGA
- a CDS encoding DDE-type integrase/transposase/recombinase translates to MSATFTELHAAQVTTKAACALIGRPRASHYRQRADPILGPKQARRVPDNGQVLTAQERAAVLTLINTKPYADLAIGQIWARELDEGRYLCSMSSMYRIARNAGQTRERRRQATHPPEVKPELMADAPSQVWSWDITKLRGPAKGTFYHLYVLIDIYSRYNPGWLVSTCEESNLAADFIADAIGRNGTAPHSVHADRGTSMTSKPVSMLLTDLGVTRSHSRPHVSNDNPYSEAQYRTLKYLPDFPDHFESLEHAKQFCTEFFHQYNYIHRHSGIGWHTPSSVHFGTADAIDDARQTTLTTAYHATPARFGRRPHPPRRPEKSWINQPPPEPPK, encoded by the coding sequence ATGAGCGCGACGTTCACCGAGCTCCACGCCGCGCAGGTCACCACGAAGGCGGCGTGCGCTTTGATCGGTCGACCGCGGGCCAGCCACTACCGGCAGCGGGCCGACCCGATCCTCGGGCCGAAACAGGCCCGCCGGGTGCCCGACAACGGTCAGGTACTGACCGCCCAGGAGCGGGCAGCGGTGCTCACCCTGATCAACACGAAGCCGTACGCGGATCTAGCGATCGGGCAGATCTGGGCCCGGGAACTGGACGAAGGCCGGTACCTGTGCTCGATGTCCAGCATGTACCGGATCGCCCGCAACGCCGGCCAGACCCGTGAACGGCGCAGGCAGGCAACACATCCACCGGAAGTGAAACCGGAGCTCATGGCCGATGCGCCGTCACAGGTGTGGTCGTGGGACATCACGAAACTCCGCGGACCGGCTAAAGGAACCTTCTACCACTTGTACGTGCTGATCGATATCTACTCCCGCTACAACCCGGGCTGGTTGGTGTCGACCTGCGAGGAATCGAATCTGGCCGCCGATTTCATCGCCGACGCGATCGGCCGCAACGGCACCGCCCCGCACAGCGTCCACGCCGACCGAGGCACCTCCATGACATCCAAGCCGGTGTCGATGCTGCTCACCGACCTCGGGGTCACCCGATCCCATTCCCGCCCACACGTGTCCAACGACAACCCGTACTCCGAAGCGCAGTACCGAACCCTGAAATACTTGCCCGACTTTCCCGACCACTTCGAATCGTTGGAACACGCCAAGCAGTTCTGCACCGAGTTCTTTCACCAATACAACTACATCCACCGGCATTCCGGTATCGGCTGGCACACCCCATCATCGGTGCACTTCGGCACCGCCGACGCGATCGACGACGCCCGTCAAACCACCCTCACCACCGCCTACCACGCCACCCCCGCACGGTTCGGCCGACGACCCCACCCACCCCGACGACCGGAGAAGTCCTGGATCAACCAGCCCCCACCAGAACCACCGAAATGA
- a CDS encoding GtrA family protein codes for MASQEPVAGTPAPPAGMRGGLGPLFRLVRDQRIAFLLVGGTNTVVGALWFILFQHLVEARFGYMAVLACAHVASVLCAFVLYRTFVFRVRGHLWRDLGRFELINLGALAFNAAMLPLLVEVAGLPVLASQLIIAAVTVVFSWFGHRDFSFRRPAVEPTPEEVA; via the coding sequence ATGGCATCGCAGGAGCCGGTGGCGGGCACACCTGCGCCCCCTGCCGGAATGCGCGGTGGCCTCGGCCCGCTGTTCCGCCTCGTCCGCGACCAACGGATCGCGTTCCTGCTGGTGGGCGGCACCAACACGGTGGTCGGCGCGCTGTGGTTCATCCTGTTCCAGCATCTAGTCGAGGCACGGTTCGGGTACATGGCCGTCCTGGCCTGCGCCCACGTGGCCTCGGTGCTGTGCGCCTTCGTGCTCTACCGGACCTTCGTCTTCCGGGTCCGCGGGCACCTCTGGCGGGACCTGGGTCGGTTCGAACTGATCAACCTCGGTGCGTTGGCCTTCAACGCGGCGATGCTGCCGCTACTGGTCGAGGTCGCAGGGCTCCCCGTGCTGGCCTCCCAACTGATCATCGCCGCCGTGACGGTCGTGTTCAGCTGGTTCGGTCACCGTGACTTCTCCTTCCGCCGGCCCGCTGTCGAACCCACCCCCGAGGAGGTCGCGTGA
- a CDS encoding ATPase, T2SS/T4P/T4SS family has translation MAGAKTALEHILDEVRELIRRRGMDPVADRRAARLLVDEVINHYEERVATSSIPPLLDRTGVARYVFDLLAGFGALQRFLDDPTIEEIWVNEPGRVFVARDGVSELTTVVLTAGEIRDLVERMLKPSGRRLDLSMPFVDALMPDGSRLHAVIPDITREHLSLNIRKFVVAANGLEDLVSRGSLTPHAAHFLEAAVAAGLNIIVAGGTQAGKTTLLNTLINSIPARERVVTCEEVFELRPHLPDVVAMQTRQPNLEGHGEIRLRRLVKEALRMRPSRIIVGEVRQEEALDLLVALNSGLPGMCSVHANSAREAVVKLCTLPLLAGENVTAAFVVPTVAASIDLVVQIGMEHDGSRRIREIVALPGRVESGVVETADIFTSVDGKLVRAQGYPPHPDRFERAGYDLPGLLAGTKTGTGRHQG, from the coding sequence ATGGCGGGGGCGAAGACTGCGCTGGAGCACATCCTGGACGAGGTCCGGGAGCTGATCCGGCGACGCGGGATGGACCCGGTCGCCGACCGACGGGCAGCGCGACTGCTGGTCGACGAGGTGATCAACCACTACGAGGAACGGGTGGCGACCAGTTCAATCCCGCCGCTGTTGGACCGGACGGGTGTCGCTCGGTACGTCTTCGACCTGCTGGCCGGTTTCGGTGCGCTGCAACGGTTCCTGGACGATCCGACGATCGAGGAGATCTGGGTCAACGAACCGGGCCGGGTGTTCGTCGCGCGGGACGGTGTCTCCGAGCTGACGACCGTGGTGCTGACCGCAGGAGAGATCCGCGACCTGGTGGAGCGGATGCTGAAGCCGTCCGGTCGCCGGCTGGACCTGTCGATGCCGTTCGTCGATGCACTGATGCCGGACGGCAGTCGGTTGCATGCCGTCATCCCGGACATCACCCGCGAACACCTCTCGCTCAACATCCGCAAGTTCGTGGTGGCGGCCAACGGCCTCGAGGATCTGGTCTCCCGCGGTTCGCTGACCCCGCACGCCGCGCACTTCCTCGAAGCGGCCGTCGCGGCCGGGTTGAACATCATCGTGGCCGGCGGCACCCAGGCCGGCAAGACGACCCTGCTCAACACGCTGATCAACTCGATTCCGGCACGCGAGCGGGTGGTGACCTGCGAGGAGGTCTTCGAGCTCCGCCCGCACCTGCCGGACGTGGTCGCGATGCAGACCCGGCAACCCAACCTGGAGGGGCACGGCGAGATCCGGCTGCGGAGGCTGGTGAAGGAAGCGTTGCGGATGCGGCCGAGCCGGATCATCGTCGGCGAGGTGCGTCAGGAAGAAGCGTTGGACTTGTTGGTGGCTCTGAACTCCGGGTTACCGGGAATGTGTTCGGTACACGCCAACTCAGCCCGCGAGGCCGTCGTCAAGCTCTGCACGTTGCCGTTGCTCGCGGGCGAGAACGTGACCGCCGCGTTCGTCGTGCCGACCGTCGCAGCATCGATCGACCTGGTGGTGCAGATCGGGATGGAGCACGACGGATCCCGACGCATCCGCGAGATCGTCGCACTGCCCGGGCGGGTCGAATCAGGTGTCGTCGAGACCGCGGACATATTCACCAGCGTCGACGGGAAACTTGTTCGGGCCCAGGGCTATCCCCCGCACCCAGACCGGTTCGAGCGCGCCGGCTACGACCTACCCGGTCTGCTCGCGGGCACCAAGACCGGAACCGGTCGGCACCAGGGCTGA
- a CDS encoding DDE-type integrase/transposase/recombinase, which produces MSATFTELHAAQVTTKAACALIGRPRASHYRQRADPILGPKQARRVPDNGQVLTAQERAAVLTLINTKPYADLAIGQIWARELDEGRYLCSMSSMYRIARNAGQTRERRRQATHPPKVKPELMADAPSQVWSWDITKLRGPAKGTFYHLYVLIDIYSRYNPGWLVSTCEESNLAADFIADAIGRNGTAPLPARLE; this is translated from the coding sequence ATGAGCGCGACGTTCACCGAGCTCCACGCCGCGCAGGTCACCACGAAGGCGGCGTGCGCTTTGATCGGTCGACCGCGGGCCAGCCACTACCGGCAGCGGGCCGACCCGATCCTCGGGCCGAAACAGGCCCGCCGGGTGCCCGACAACGGTCAGGTACTGACCGCCCAGGAGCGGGCAGCGGTGCTCACCCTGATCAACACGAAGCCGTACGCGGATCTAGCGATCGGGCAGATCTGGGCCCGGGAACTGGACGAAGGCCGGTACCTGTGCTCGATGTCCAGCATGTACCGGATCGCCCGCAACGCCGGCCAGACCCGTGAACGGCGCAGGCAGGCAACACATCCACCGAAAGTGAAACCGGAGCTCATGGCCGATGCGCCGTCACAGGTGTGGTCGTGGGACATCACGAAACTCCGCGGACCGGCTAAAGGAACCTTCTACCACTTGTACGTGCTGATCGATATCTACTCCCGCTACAACCCGGGCTGGTTGGTGTCGACCTGCGAGGAATCGAATCTGGCCGCCGATTTCATCGCCGACGCGATCGGCCGCAACGGCACCGCCCCCCTACCTGCCAGGCTTGAGTGA
- a CDS encoding NAD(P)-dependent oxidoreductase — protein sequence MTDRPLDRDAGTSPMITWVVGAHGLLGSSLVRCLTAHGGDVFTVHTPWSDPASAGQVLRRAAGELIGRAAAGGLRWRFVWCAGAGVTGTSADALLQEVAQLQVILDTLADEIDARGVDAATGAAFVASSAGGVYAGSESPPFTETHPVAPRSDYGRAKLAAEECARGFADRTGVPTVVGRITNLYGPGQNLAKPQGLISHLALAHLNRTAITMWAPLDTIRDYLFVEDCADMVRAALDGAAGAVGIAGNPVVKIFGSQQATTIGALIGEFRRVFKRSPRVVLGSADAAKGQASDLRVRSIVWIELDARPMTSLPAGVAATAEDLLRSVQHAD from the coding sequence GTGACGGACCGCCCCCTCGACCGGGACGCCGGTACCTCCCCGATGATCACCTGGGTGGTCGGGGCCCATGGCCTGCTCGGTAGCTCCCTGGTCCGCTGCCTGACCGCGCACGGCGGCGACGTCTTCACCGTGCACACTCCGTGGTCCGACCCGGCGAGCGCCGGGCAGGTGCTCCGGCGGGCTGCCGGTGAGCTGATCGGTCGGGCGGCCGCCGGGGGACTGCGCTGGCGGTTCGTCTGGTGTGCCGGGGCCGGGGTCACCGGCACCAGCGCCGATGCGCTGCTGCAGGAGGTCGCGCAACTGCAGGTCATCCTGGACACGCTCGCCGACGAGATCGACGCCCGCGGTGTCGATGCTGCGACCGGAGCCGCGTTCGTGGCGTCCTCGGCCGGCGGGGTCTACGCCGGTTCGGAATCGCCGCCCTTCACCGAGACCCATCCGGTGGCCCCCCGGTCGGACTACGGACGCGCGAAGCTCGCGGCCGAGGAGTGTGCCAGGGGGTTCGCCGACCGCACCGGCGTCCCGACCGTCGTCGGCCGCATCACCAACCTGTACGGGCCGGGTCAGAACCTGGCCAAACCCCAGGGCCTGATCTCGCACCTCGCGCTTGCGCATCTGAACCGCACCGCCATCACCATGTGGGCGCCGCTGGACACCATCCGCGACTACCTGTTCGTCGAGGACTGCGCCGACATGGTCCGCGCCGCTCTGGACGGGGCGGCCGGTGCGGTGGGCATCGCCGGGAACCCGGTGGTGAAGATCTTCGGCTCCCAGCAGGCCACCACCATCGGAGCGTTGATCGGGGAGTTCCGCCGGGTCTTCAAGCGGTCACCGAGGGTGGTGCTGGGCTCCGCCGATGCGGCCAAGGGGCAGGCGAGCGATCTGCGGGTGCGCTCGATCGTGTGGATCGAATTGGATGCGCGGCCCATGACGTCCCTCCCGGCCGGCGTCGCCGCCACCGCCGAGGACCTGCTGCGGTCGGTACAGCATGCCGACTGA
- a CDS encoding class I SAM-dependent methyltransferase, which translates to MSDDQHAPETDVTTSGENYADRLNRLQNKRWKKVLDVQRPYRWNIRRMGLGRVLDVGCGNGRNLEHLPAGAVGVDHNPHLIAAARERGCRAYTTEEFFADPELSAPASFDAILAAHLIEHLTTSQAREVMQQYLPLVRPGGRVVFITPQERGYASDPTHLVFTDQRALTELDRDLGLNPLRQYSFPFPRWTGKLFIYNEFNHIAQVPPAAGG; encoded by the coding sequence ATGTCCGACGATCAGCACGCCCCCGAGACCGACGTCACCACTTCCGGCGAGAACTACGCGGACCGGTTGAACCGCCTGCAGAACAAGCGGTGGAAGAAGGTCCTGGACGTCCAACGGCCCTACCGCTGGAACATCCGCCGGATGGGTCTGGGTCGGGTGCTGGACGTCGGCTGCGGGAACGGCCGCAACCTCGAGCACCTGCCGGCGGGGGCGGTGGGTGTCGACCACAACCCGCACCTGATCGCCGCGGCCCGCGAGCGCGGCTGCCGGGCGTACACGACCGAGGAGTTCTTCGCCGATCCGGAGCTGAGCGCACCCGCCTCCTTCGACGCGATCCTTGCCGCGCACCTCATCGAGCACCTGACGACGTCGCAGGCGCGGGAGGTGATGCAGCAGTACCTGCCGCTGGTGCGACCGGGCGGCCGCGTCGTCTTCATCACTCCGCAGGAGCGCGGCTACGCCTCCGATCCGACGCACCTGGTGTTCACCGACCAGCGGGCGCTCACCGAACTCGATCGAGATCTGGGGCTGAACCCGCTGCGGCAGTACTCCTTCCCGTTCCCCCGGTGGACCGGAAAGTTGTTCATCTACAACGAGTTCAACCACATCGCCCAGGTGCCGCCGGCCGCAGGGGGCTGA
- a CDS encoding glycosyltransferase family A protein, translated as MTPRVSVVIPSYNNADYVEATVRSVIEQTYDDFELLISDHSSTDGTWDLLQQFTSDPRVRLSQVPQGGGAPANWRAVTALASGELLKLVCADDLLAPTALQEQVAAMDAHPSAVLVSSLRNIVDADDRIVVRGRGLQGMDGLVPGDVARRRTVVVGSNVFGEPACSLVRTEALRLAGSWDDRSPYLLDQATFSAVLRFGDLVALRRTLATFRISHGQWSVALAKEQAAHARGFHRSIGAEQPGLLSRRDRWVGDVRATGMAVARRAVYQALRLRRRPGVVRIAPDAHTQAAPPTGTRPDPPDGARSNRSTEPTGG; from the coding sequence GTGACACCCCGTGTGTCCGTGGTGATCCCGTCGTACAACAACGCCGACTACGTGGAGGCAACCGTCCGGTCGGTGATCGAGCAGACGTACGACGACTTCGAACTGTTGATCTCCGACCACTCCTCCACCGACGGCACCTGGGATCTGCTGCAGCAGTTCACGTCCGACCCGCGGGTGCGACTGTCGCAGGTGCCGCAGGGAGGCGGCGCCCCGGCGAACTGGCGGGCGGTGACCGCGCTGGCGTCCGGCGAATTGCTGAAGCTGGTCTGCGCAGACGACCTGCTCGCGCCAACGGCGCTGCAGGAGCAGGTGGCGGCGATGGACGCCCATCCCAGCGCCGTGCTGGTCAGCTCGCTGCGCAACATCGTCGACGCCGACGACCGGATCGTGGTGCGGGGCAGAGGTCTGCAGGGCATGGACGGGTTGGTCCCCGGTGACGTCGCACGCAGGCGCACCGTGGTGGTCGGGTCCAACGTGTTCGGCGAACCCGCGTGCTCGCTGGTGCGGACGGAGGCGCTGCGGCTGGCCGGCAGCTGGGACGATCGCTCCCCGTACCTGCTCGATCAGGCGACGTTCTCGGCGGTGCTCCGCTTCGGGGACCTGGTGGCTCTGCGCAGGACGTTGGCCACCTTCCGGATCAGCCACGGCCAGTGGAGCGTTGCGCTGGCGAAGGAGCAGGCGGCCCACGCGCGAGGATTCCACCGATCCATCGGGGCCGAGCAACCGGGTCTGCTCTCCCGCCGCGACCGGTGGGTCGGCGACGTCAGAGCGACCGGGATGGCCGTCGCCCGCCGCGCGGTCTACCAGGCGCTGCGACTGCGGCGGCGTCCCGGCGTAGTGAGGATCGCCCCCGATGCCCACACCCAGGCTGCGCCGCCCACGGGGACTCGCCCCGATCCGCCCGATGGCGCTCGGAGCAACCGTTCGACAGAACCCACGGGTGGCTGA